The genome window GTGTGGATGAAGACGACATGAACAAGGCCATCAAGGCCATCTACGACGCATTCACGAAATAGTACATTGGGATGCAGCGGGTGATCAAAGCGCCTGCCCCTCTGTGTCATCCTGAGCAAGTCCGTGAGGACGTCGCGAAGGATCCAGTGACGAAAAAACAGCCCGCAGTTCAACGCTGCGGGCTTTTTGTATGCCTTTGGGAAGGCTGCAGCTTGTTTGTGGAGTTGCGTGGCCATTTGCGGTGGCAGGGCGCTCGTCGAATGGGCAAAATATGGTCTTTGGAAGGGTGTTTTTGCCAGAATTTTGTCACTAAATCGAAAAATTGGTTTGTTTGGTGACAAAAATTTTGAACAAAGTAATGTGTTTTGTCTTCTTCGGGTTGGGTTCGGGTAATTTTCGTGTCACTAAATACCCATAACCAAACAAATGGTGACAAAAATTCGTTGCCGAGATCACCCCTTGGTTTAAAATTGTTCTGAACAAACTAATATTTGTGTCACTAAATTCAAAATTAAATCTGTTTAGTGACAAAAAATCCGAAAAAATGACTTCGCAACTTTCAAAAGATTGTTTTTCGAACCCTAAAATCGTATTTTCCTGTCATTCACAACTCTGTTGCGCTCTCGTAGCAACACAGCTGCCTTTTACTATATGTTTTCGCTTGCGAGTGCGAGCGCTTTTGCTATATCAACACATGTCCTGAGGATCTATGAATATCAAGGAACTTTTGTCTCCTGATGTTGACCTGTCTTCGTTGCAAGCAAAAGCGGAAGAGCTTCTTGCTGCAATTGAGACGAAATCACGTAACTTGAAGAATGCGCCTGAAGGTCGCCTGCGAATTGCGCAGAGGGAAAGTGGTGTCTACTACTATCATGTGACGGACTCTTCTCCAGAGTGGGGCGATTATTTGCCACAAATGGAATCAAAAACTATTGCCCGGTTGGCGCAGAAAGAATACGACCAGACAGTCCTTGCAGAAATGCAGCGGGAATTGAAGGCTGTTGATCGTTTTTTGAAATCTTTTTGTCCGAAGCGGCTGCACGATATTTTTGAGAAATTGCTGCCGGCCCGCAGAAAATTTGTACAGCCAGTGCGTCTTCCCGACGAAGAATTTGCGGAGCATTGGCTTGCGGTAAAGTACAGCGGGAAGGGGATGGCTGCCGACGCGCCCCTGCTGGAAACCTCCCGCGGGGAGCGGGTGCGCTCCAAGTCGGAGGTCATCATCGCGGATACCCTTGACCGTCTGAAAATTCCCTACCGCTATGAATTTCCCCACCAGCTGAAAGTCCGCAGAAACAGCCGCGGTCGAGGTGACGCAGCGGCAAAAGGCCGCACCAGCGACTCGTTGCACAACCCGCTGGGCAATAAACAAGATGGTGGCCGCCAACACGGCAGCTCCCGCCGCACCGTAACATTCCATCCCGATTTCACCTGCCTCAACATTCGCACCCGCCGCGAATTCATCTGGGAACATTTCGGGCGAATGGACGACCCCGAATACATCGCAGAAACTCTTGGAAAATTCGAGACCTACACCGCCAACGGAATCTTCCCTGGCGAATCCCTCATCTTTACAATGGAAACACAGGAACGCCCGCTGAACCCCGCCACCGTGGAGGCGCTGGCGAGGAAGTATTTGCTGTAATGTATTTGGATCAATCCATGTTGAAAGTAGTCAGCATGATTTTTTTGCCGAAATTATGAAACGATAATGGAATTTTAGACAAAATTTCTATTATAACCTTGTACAAAACAAAGAAAATGTTATGAAGAATTTTATTGCGAAGATGGGTGCTGTTCTGATTGTGTTTCTAGCGGCATCGGCAAGTTATGCCGCGACAATGAAGGATAGCCGTGATGGCAAGACCTATAAGACTGTAAAGATTGGCAACCAGGAATGGATGGCGGAGAATCTGAATTATCAGACCGATGAAAGCAAGTGTTACGATAACAAACCCGAAAACTGCGACAAGTATGGCCGCCTTTATGTTTGGAGAGAAGCCGTTACCGCTTGCCCGGATGGCTGGCACCTGCCCAGCAAGGAAGAATTTGAGGAATTAGAAAAACTTGCCGGTCAAAAGGCTGGTGATATCGACAAGGCAGGAACCGTGCTGAAGTCCACTACTGGCTGGAAAGATAATGACGGAAAGAGAGGCAATGGGACTGACGGCCTCGGCTTTGGGGCGTTGCCTGCAGGCGACTACTACAGCGACCTCGGCTTCTACGGCGAGGGCTACGGCGCAGTCTTCTGGTCTTCTACGGAGAGCTATAGTGACGACGCGTACAGCCTGGATTTGCTCTACGGCAGCGAGGGTGCAAGCGTGATCAACTACGGTAAGTACGGCGCTTTTTCCGTTCGTTGTGTCAAGAATCCCTAGCCCTACTTAATCCTGTCCCCGCAATATTCCTGACGACCGCAGTTCTTGCAGTGGGCGCCCATCCATAGGGTGTCAAACTGGTTGATGGCGGCTTCGACGATTTGCGGATCATTAGTCAAAATACCGGCTTCAAAATTACGCTTGAAAGCACTTTTCATGCCGATGCCCGCACCTGTCAAGTTGGCAGATCCGATGTAGGCCACTTCCAGGTCAAAAATCACCATCTTGAAATGTACGCGGGGGCAAAGCACTCGTTCCAGGTCTGTGGCCAAAATCGGGAATCGGTCAAAGTCTTCGCGGAAATTTGGGCCCGGTTCCTTGGCGTGAACCAGGCGCACGCCCACGCCCTTTTTCAGCAGGCCCGCAATTTGTCCCAGCAGGGGAATGGCCTCGTCGTTCTGCTTTACATACAAGTCCTTGATGTCGGCGGTACCAATCCACAGGGTGTCGCGAACTTTTGCGATACGCTCGATGACTTCGCTGTAATGCTCTTCGTTGGCGATGTACTTGGTGAAAATTTCGGACATAGACTTCTCTGGATAAAAAAGGCTGGAATAAAAAATACTATTTATGAAACCAATGAGTCTCAAGAGAATGTTTTCAACTGTATTCGTCTGTGTTTTTTACGCACTGCTGTTCTGCATCATTACTGCCTGCAACAACTCCTTCACCGACGATCGTGACGGTCAATCCTACGACATGGTGCAAATCGGCAACCAAATCTGGATGGCGGAAAACCTGAACTTCGCAGGCGCTGTTGATGCCGGCGCGATTAACCCGAAAGATGGCGCGGCCAACCCGAATGTCAACGTTTCTAACGGCGCGACTCTCGCATCCTTCTGCCCCGACGGCGACGATCGCAACTGCAAAAAATACGGTCGCCTATATACATGGGCGGCAGCGCAGAAAGCATGCCCTGCAGGATGGCACTTGCCTTCCGCCGATGAGTTCGATGCCATGTTCATGGCGACGATGGCTGCGGACGTTCGCGGAGCGGCTATGGCCCAAGCTGCAAACGTTACAACTGTTGGCGGGTTACTCAAATCATCCAGCGGTTGGTTTAAGAAAGGAAACGGCACTGACGCGGTTCACTTCAACGCACTCCCTGCCGGCTACATGGCCGCGGCGGAAAACTCCAGCGGCCAGCCCGACGCTTCCAGCGAATCACCTGTAGGCAAGTTCGATGGCATCGGCGGCTATGCTCATTTCTGGAGTGCAACGGAAGACCCAAACGAGCCTGCTTTCGCCTTCTATCTTCATCTTTCCTTTAGCAGCAAGGAAGCCCTCGTTAAGCCTTACGATAAAGGTGAGGCTCGCTCCGTACGTTGCGTTCGCAACTAATGTGGTTTTTACCTAGTATGATTTTGTAGATTATTCCTGCTGCATTGAAGTTGCGGCGTTGTTATAGTTTATAGA of Fibrobacter sp. contains these proteins:
- a CDS encoding fibrobacter succinogenes major paralogous domain-containing protein translates to MKNFIAKMGAVLIVFLAASASYAATMKDSRDGKTYKTVKIGNQEWMAENLNYQTDESKCYDNKPENCDKYGRLYVWREAVTACPDGWHLPSKEEFEELEKLAGQKAGDIDKAGTVLKSTTGWKDNDGKRGNGTDGLGFGALPAGDYYSDLGFYGEGYGAVFWSSTESYSDDAYSLDLLYGSEGASVINYGKYGAFSVRCVKNP
- a CDS encoding phospholipase D-like domain-containing protein, with protein sequence MSEIFTKYIANEEHYSEVIERIAKVRDTLWIGTADIKDLYVKQNDEAIPLLGQIAGLLKKGVGVRLVHAKEPGPNFREDFDRFPILATDLERVLCPRVHFKMVIFDLEVAYIGSANLTGAGIGMKSAFKRNFEAGILTNDPQIVEAAINQFDTLWMGAHCKNCGRQEYCGDRIK
- a CDS encoding fibrobacter succinogenes major paralogous domain-containing protein, which gives rise to MFSTVFVCVFYALLFCIITACNNSFTDDRDGQSYDMVQIGNQIWMAENLNFAGAVDAGAINPKDGAANPNVNVSNGATLASFCPDGDDRNCKKYGRLYTWAAAQKACPAGWHLPSADEFDAMFMATMAADVRGAAMAQAANVTTVGGLLKSSSGWFKKGNGTDAVHFNALPAGYMAAAENSSGQPDASSESPVGKFDGIGGYAHFWSATEDPNEPAFAFYLHLSFSSKEALVKPYDKGEARSVRCVRN